The window AGTGATGCTACTATTATGGAATCTCTAATAAATGAGGGTTGTACGATAGAAGGAGATATTGTTCGGTCCGTAGTTTTTCAAGGAGTCAGTGTTGGTAATGGCGCCTATATAAAGGACTCAGTCATCATGCCGGAAGCCATCATCGGCAAGAACACCTCCATAGAGCGTGCAATTGTTCCTGCGAATATGAAGGTTCCAGATGGCATGGTGATTTGCCCCGAACCCGGGAAAATAGTATTAGTTGATGAAAAATTATGTCAGGAATACAACTTGGCTAAATGAAAAAGGAGGGACAGGAATGTTAAAACAGCTATTAGGTGTAATTGATGCTGCTGCTAACCACGAAGATCTGCAGGAATTGTTGCTGCACAGGCCAGTCGCTGCCCTGCCTTTTGCCGGAAGATACCGACTTATTGATTTTGCCCTGTCAAGTATGGTGAACTCGGGTATAGGAAGTGTTGCAGTCTTTCCTAGAGGAAGCTACCGCTCACTTATGGATCATCTGGGATCCGGAAAGAATTGGGATCTAAATCGAAAAAGGGATGGATTATTCTTTTTTCCTCCTATGGAGGTAAAGGATAATGATTTCAGAGGAACGGGATGCTTTGCACATTTTGCAGAAAATCTCGACTTCTTCTATAGGAGTACACAGGAATATACGTTAGTATCAAATTCCTACACAGTAATCAATGATGACTTAAGGACAATGCTAGATACGCACCAGAAATATGGGTGTGACATCACTGAGGTTTATAAAAATGGAAAAGCTTTAAATATTTACTTGTTGAAAACATCACTCTTAATTGATTTAATCGAGAACAGAGAAGATACAGGATATAGAAGTCTTGATGATGTAATTGACGATTTTTCGAGCCCTTATACTAGCTGCAGGTTTGAATATAAAGGCTACGCAGAACAAGTAGATTCCATAAAAAGCTATTACAAGATTAGTATGGATTTGCTTAACCCAACTGTCTGGCATACTCTTTTTAAGAAAGAACAGCCGGTATTCACCAAGGTTAAGGATGAGCCACCTTCCCATTATTATAAAGGTTCTAGTGTTAAGAGGGCCCTTTTGGCTAACGGCTGCAAGGTAAGGGGAGAGGTGGAAAATAGTATAATCTCCAGAGGAGTAAGCATAGGACAGGAAGCGATTATTCGAAATAGTATTATTATGCAGAAGAGCCAAATCGGCGAAAATTGTATCCTTGAGTCGGTGATCCTGG is drawn from Bacillus sp. FJAT-18017 and contains these coding sequences:
- a CDS encoding sugar phosphate nucleotidyltransferase, whose product is MLKQLLGVIDAAANHEDLQELLLHRPVAALPFAGRYRLIDFALSSMVNSGIGSVAVFPRGSYRSLMDHLGSGKNWDLNRKRDGLFFFPPMEVKDNDFRGTGCFAHFAENLDFFYRSTQEYTLVSNSYTVINDDLRTMLDTHQKYGCDITEVYKNGKALNIYLLKTSLLIDLIENREDTGYRSLDDVIDDFSSPYTSCRFEYKGYAEQVDSIKSYYKISMDLLNPTVWHTLFKKEQPVFTKVKDEPPSHYYKGSSVKRALLANGCKVRGEVENSIISRGVSIGQEAIIRNSIIMQKSQIGENCILESVILDKDVKVEPGTILIGSPQNPIVIGKGSVVQPTAAKASSLLAL